Below is a window of Nocardia asteroides DNA.
GGATGTCCTCGATCGCGGCGGCCGAGGGTGGGGTTCCGTCCAGCCCGCGCAGGAGCACGGTCGCGCCGCTGGCCGCGGCGGGGAAGTTCGCGGTGAGTTCGTCGGCGGTGCGGCGCATCTCGCTGTCGGGCGGCAGGGCGCGCTGGTCGATGTCGCCGAGCGCGATGCCGGTGACCGGTGCGGCCAGGACCAGCAACACGGCACCGACCGCCACCGCGACGACACCGGGGCGCCGCTGCACCGCCTCGACCACCCGCGTCCAGAAGCGCTCGCCCCGGTCCGCGGACGACTTCGTGCGGCCGATACGCGCACCGAACAGCGTGAGCAGGGCGGGCAGCACGGTCAGCGACAGGGCGGCGGCCAGCGCCACCGCGGCGACCGAACCGATGCCGAGTGAGCGCAGCACCGCCTGCGGGAAGACGAACGTGCCGGCGAAGGCGCACATCAGCAGCACCGCCGACACCGCCACGGTGCGTCCGGCGGTGGCGTAGGTGCGCTCGACGGCCCGGCCGATATCGCCGTGGCGCGCGTACTCCTCGCGGAACCGGGTGACCAGGAACAGCCCGTAGTCGATGGCCATGCCGAGCCCGAGCAGCGAGGCGATGTTCACCGCGAAGGTGGTCACCTCGGTCATCTCGGTGAGCAGCCGGACCACGCCCAGCGACGCGGCCACCGCCATCCCGCCGACCAGCACGGGCAGCGCTCCGGCGAGCAGTCCGCCGAACACCAGCACCAGCAGCACCAGGGTCACCGGCAGCGAAATCGACTCGGCCACCACGAGATCCCGCTGCGACCGGGTGACGATCTCGGCGTTGAGGGCGCTGTAGCCGGACAGCCGGGTCTCGACGCCGGGCACCCGCAGCGCGTCGGCGATCGCGGGATAGGCGGCGATGCGCGCGGTCTCGTCGCCCGCGGTGAACACCACCGCCACGGCCTGGCGCCGATCGGCCGACACCAGGTAGTTCCGCAGCGGGATCACGCTGTTCCAGTAGCTCTGCACCGGCCGGGCCAGCAGCGCGGGATCGATCCGGTCCACGGCCGCCGCCACCTGCGGCGCGATCTCGTCGATCGTGCGCCCCTCCGGCGCGGTGTAGAGCGCCACCACATCCGGGCTCTGCGGGCCGAAGTGCTCGGTGACCGTGCGATCGACCAGCGCCGATTCGCTGCCGGGGTCGGCGAAACCGCCCGCGCTGAGGCGCCCGGCGACATCGGCGCCGAACACGGCGCACAGCGCCACGAACACCCCGGCGACCGCGAGGACCGCGCGCGGGCGCGCGAGCACGAGGCGAGCGAGCACCGTCATCGCCGGGAATCCGCCGAATTCTCTTCGGCCGGTACCGATTCCAGCAGGTCGGTGATCCGGTCCAGCAGCGCCTCCAGCCGGGCTTCGATGCCGTCACCGTTGCGGGCCGAGACCGTCAGGTGGGTGTGGCCGTCGAATTCGGTGAGGCCGAACAGCAGCGGCATGGCGACACTGTGCTGGGGCAGGACGTACAGCCCCGTCGGCCGGAAACCGGGTACCGCCAGTTCGTCGGCGGTGAACCGGCCCATATGCGACACGGTGGCCGAGGCCAGGTTCCGGCCGAAGCGGGCCCCGAGCCAGTTCGTGGTGTGCAGGACACCGCGATTGACCGGATCGGGCACCAGGGTGATCTTGGTGTTGGCCAGCTGGTTCAGCTCGCGCCGTTCCCGCAGACCGGTCTTGATCCGCTCCTTGACCGCGGTCCAGTCCGTTCCCGGTGCGAGATCGAGGAACAGCGGCAGCGCGAGATTGGCGGTCGAGCGCAGCGCCGGATCGTGCCTGCGCAGGTCCACCGGCATCATGATGCGCGAGGTGCCCGGCGTCTCCGCGGCCAGCAGCGCGCACACCCGGGCCAGCGCGCCCGGCCCGGCCGCCGCGATCCGCCGGTGCCGCATCAGGTGCCTGGCCTCGCCGCGGCGCTGCCTGCCGCGCCCGACCGCGCTGCGATAGCGCGGGACCATCGCGGCCGGACGGCCGGGCGCGCCGATCCGCGCCACGAGTTCCTGATCGGCGATCGGATCCGGCTGCGGGACCGGATCCTCGCCGCGCAGCGCCCGCAGTACATTGGTGGCCCACAGCACCATGCCCATGCCGTCCATCACGCCGTGGAACACCCGGAAGACGAGCGTCACCGGGTCGCCGGTGAGCAGCAGCACCTCGACGGTGGTGTCCGGGGTCGGCCCGATCGGGCTGGTCAGCACCGGATCCAGCTCGAGCGCCGGCCCCTGCGGTGTGTGGCCCAGCGCCACCCGGACGGCGGGCGCGGTGCCGCTGTCGATCCAGTCCGCGCCCCGGCGCACCAGCCGCGCGCCCGGTGTCACGGCCGCGGCCGTGGTGACCGCGCGACGCAGCCGTTCGGGGTCGATCTCGCCGTCGCCGGGGATAACCAGCTGCATGAGGAACGGCGGCGCCAGCTCGCGCATGGGGAAGTACATGCGCTCGGTCGTCGTGATGGGACGGCGAAAGGTGCTGCTGCCGTGCATGATTGCCTCCGGGAGGTCGAGGATGGTCAGCGCAGGTGCCGGGTCAGTGTCTCGACACCGCCCACCCCGTCGAGCCAGCCGAGGAACTCGGCCAGGCCGGTGTCGCGATCGGTGACCGGGGTGTAGCCGAGATCGCGCCGGGCCGCGCCGGTGTCATAGGTGGCGGTGCGGGTCATCAGGGCCACCGCGTAGCGCGACAGCGGCGGTGACCAGCGGTCGGCCACGGCCGGGATGCGCCACACCGTCTCCAGGACCGCGACCGCCGCCGCGACGACCCGCGGATTCGGCCGCCGGGTCGGCGGCTCGTAGCCGAGGCGGGTCGCGACCGCACCGAGAAATCCCCACACATCGGTCTTCTCGGCATCGGCGACGAAGTAGGCCCGGCCCCCTGGCGTGTCCGCGGTGACGGCCAGCCGGCACGCGTGCACGATGTTGTCCACGTGACACAGCGACGCCTCCACCGTGCGGCCCCCGGACAGATCCGGCAGCGAGCCCGCCGCCGTCCGCCCGAGCAGCCGCACGATCGGCCCCGACCGGTCACCCGCACCCCAGATCGCCCGTGGCCGCAGCGCCACCGTGGTGAATCCGGGGGCGTTCGCGGCCAGGACCGCGCGTTCGGCGGCGGCCTTGGTCTCGGAATAGAAGTTGAGATAGCGGCGCGGGTAGGGCAGCGACTCGTCGACGTCGCGCTGGTCGCCGCCGTCGCGGTCCATCAGCGCGCTGGGACTGGAGACGAACACGAACCGCGACGCGCCGCCGCGGCGGGCCGCCGCCAGCAGCAGTTCGGTGGCCCGCACGTTCTCCGCCCAGAACCGCGCCCTGGTGCCGCGCTCGTCGACCCGGGCGGCGCTGTGGATCACCACGTCGACGCCGGTGGCGGCGCGCTCGAGCGACGCGCCGTCGGTGAGGTCGCCGTGCACGACCGTCACCTGGTCCAGGGCCGGGCCGAGGTCGTCGAGCACACTGGTGGGCCGCACCAGAATCGACACGTCGTGGGTGCCGTCGGCGACCAGCGCGCGCACGAGCGCGCCGCCGAGGAAACCGGACGCGCCGGTGACGAGGATCTTCATCGGCGGGTCTCCAGATTCTTCGCCGCCCAGCGGGCGAGCTCCTCACGCCCGATCTTGGCGTTGTGCCGGATGTCGACGGGGAAACGCGGATGCGCCAGGAACGCGGCGATCGGCGCGACCGTCGCGAATTCGGTCGCCTTGGTACGCACCCGGGTCAGCACCGCGGACTCGTCGGCCCCCGGCTCCAGCTCGACGCACAGCACCGGCCGTTGCGCACCGGCCGCGCCGACCCCGACGAGCGCGGTGCGCGCCACCCCGGCGACGGTGTTGAACACCTGCTCCACCTGCACCGTGAACATCGGTCCGCGCGCGGTGGTGACCCGCTGGCTCTTGCGGCCGCAGAACCAGATCCGGCCCTGCTCGTCGATCCAGCCCAGATCGCCGGTGCGATGCCAGACGCGGTCACCCTCGCGGATCTTGCCCGCCGCGTTCGCCGCCGCCGGCCAGTAGTACCGGGTGCTCACATTCGGTCCGGCGACGACGATCTCGCCCACCGCACGATCGCCGGTGGGCGTGGTCGCGCCGGCCCAGTCCGGTATCGGGTCGTCGGTGATACCGACCAGCCGCACCTCGACGCGGTCGGCCGGCCTGCCGATGCAGGTGCCGTCGCCGCGGCGGGCCCGATCGACGAGACCGTCCAGCAGTTCCCTGGATTCGATCGTCGACATGGGCAGCGCCTCGGTGGACCCGTAGCCGGCGTAGACCCGCGCGTCGGGCCGCAGCACCTCGCGCAGCCCGGCCACACACCAGTCCGGGACCGGCGCGCCACCGGAGAAGATCTCCGCCAGCGTGGCGAGCGGGGCCGGATGCGCGCGCAGGTGCTCGAGCAGCGGGATCAGCAGGGCGGGGGAGGCGAACAGGGTACGGACGCCGAACCGTTCGATCGCGTCGACCACGTGCGCCGGATCGGTGGACCCCACCTTGCTCGGAATGAGCGGCGGGAGCACACATCGCGACCCGAGCAGCAGGTCGAGCACGCCCACCAGCGGCAGGGTGATCAGCGACGCCTCCGGCGCGGTGCCACCACGCGCGGCGTGCACCTGCTCGACCATGGCCGCGAGATTGCCGTGGGTGAGTTCCACCGCCTTCGCCGGACCCGTACTGCCGGTGGTGAATCCGATGATCAGCACGTCGTCGGACGCGGCGGGCTCCCGCGGCGGCAGCGCCCCGGCCGGGGTGCGGCCCCAGCCGGCCAGGGTGGGGCCGCCCCAGAACCAGCGGCGGCCCACCGTGAGCGTGGTGCGCACGCCACGGAAGCTGCGCGCGAACAGCACCCGCAGCGCGTGCGCCTGCGGGATACCGATGAACGCCTCCGCCTCGACCGCGCGCAGGCAGTGCACCATGCGGCGCACGCCCATCCCGGGGTCGATCACCACCGGTACCGCGCCGATCTTCAACAGCGCGAACAGGATCGCGTACAGCTCCGGACTCGGCAGCACCAGCACGATGGTGCGGGTGCCGCTGCCGACGCCGGACTCGGTGAGCCGCTGGGCGATCGCGTCGGACCAGTCGTCGAGTTCGCGATAGGTGATCCGGCGGTAGTCCGGCAGCCCGGCCTGGGTCTGCCCGTCGGGGTAGATCACCGCGGGCCGGTCCGGTTCCGCGGCGGCGAGCCGCCGGAACTCGTCGACGGTCCGCCAGTAGGTCGCCGTCGTCACGCGGTGCGCTCCGGCAGGCGGTAGACGGCGGCGCCCGCGGACGGACCAGCGCCCGCGGCCACGAACAGCACCCGGGTGTAGCCGGTCAGCGTCTGCTCGGCGAGCGCGCGGTCGTAGGCCAGCGGCAGCGCGGCGGTGTGCGGATCACCGTCGGTCAGGTCCGGGGTGCGGATGGCATCCTGGGGGAGTCCGAGGGCATCGGCGAGCTTCTTGGGGAAATGCGGTGTCGGGGTGGAGGCGATCAGGGCCGTGCCCGCCGGGTCGGCGCCCGCCTCGTCCAGGGCCGCGCGGGCGGCGTCGATCGCCACCGTCAGGATCCGGTCCTCGAAATCGTCGTCGCGTTCCACCGTCATCAGCGAGCGGCCGATCGTGCCCATGGTCGCGGTGTCGACATAGGCCGCCTCGGCCGGGCTGCCGGTGGACCGCGCCAGGTGCACCGGGCCGAAGCCCTCGGGACCCTCGTCCCTGGTCAGCAGCAGGGCGGCACCGGAGGTGGCGAAGGGGAACTCGGCGTCGGCCGTGGCGCGGGTCAGCGAGGGATGGGTGTCGCCGGCGACCACCAGCACGTACTCGGTGCCGCGGGTGGTCAGCACCGACCCCGCCACCTGCACGGCGTTGAGCACGCCGACCGCGCCGTTCATCAGGTCGAACGAGAAGGTCCGCCGGTCGTCCTTCGTGTAGTCGAGCCCGATCCCGGCCGCCTTCTGGATCAGCGCCGACACCGCGGGCTCCACGGTGTTGGAATCGCGGAAGATCCCGGTGTTGATCAGCACGCCCACCTGGTCGGGCCGGATCCCGGCCCGCTGCACGCACTGCCGGGCCGCCAGGCCGCTGTGCTCGACGACGCTGTGGGTGCCGGCCGCCGCGCCGGTGCCGGTTGCTTGGATACGCACGCCCATGACGAACCTCAGACCTTCAGCGAAGAGATGGTGGTGGACAGGAAGCCGGCGACCACACCGGAGGCCGCGGGCACCATGAGCAACTTCGACCCCGCGGCGATGTTGTCCTCGGTGAGCTGGTCGTGCAGCACGATGAAATGCGAAGTCGTCGAAGTATTTCCGTATTTTTCGATCACATTGAGATCCGGCGGGATCGGCGCGCCGAACTCGCGGGCAGCCACTCCGTTGATGTACGGCACGGCGGCCGCGCCGAACTGGTGGTGGATGATGTAGTCGAAATTCTCGTCGGCGAAACTGCGCCCGCGCTCGGCCAGGAAATCACCCTGGGCGTCCGGCCACAGCAGGAAACGCGCCTCGTTGTGCATCTTGCGGTTGTCGGTGTACAGCGCGACACCGGCGGACTTGTCACTGGGCATGCCCAGGCACAGGTGCGAATGCTCGGCGGCGGTGAACAATTCGACGTAATGGATCATGTCGGCCTCGTCGACCGCCTGGTCGAGCACCACCGCGCAGCCCGAGTCGCCCACCGACAGCGACGCGAACTGCAGGTCGTACTTCTCCGAGATCTCGTTCACCGCGGTGTCGGCGATCGGGGTGATCGACTCACCGCTGACCACCATGCCGTTGCGCACCACTCCGGACCGGATCATCCGGTCGAGCAGGTAGGTGCCGGTGAGCATGCCCGCGCAGGCATTGGACACGTCGAAGGTGATCGCGGCGTCGGCGCCGAGGGCCTGGGCGATCGTCGAGGCGAAGGAGGGCTCCATGTACATGCGGGTGCCCTGATTGCTGCGCGTGATCGAACAGGAGATGATCACGTCCAATTCCCCCGCGGCGTAGCGGGACCGGCTCAGGCAGTCCTGGGCGGCCGCCATGGCCAGCGCGAAGGAATCCCGCAGGCCGTCCGGTCCGGTGTCGCGGACCCGGCGCTCCTTGATCCCGGTGATCTTCTCCAGATCGAACGAGGGCGGTACTTTCAGACGCGAAATCAATTCCGCGGTCGAGACGATATTCGACGGAAGATATGCGCCGATCGATTCGAAACGTGAATGCAACACGTGAACTCCTCCAAGGTCTGTCCGTACGCCTGGGATGTTTTGCCGACCGTCGGTGCGCAGGACATTACCCGAGAGAAACCCCTCGGCCGGAAGCGATCCGAGGCGTCACCGGGCGTTCACCCGGCACCGGAACGGGGCGGTCAGTCCGGAAATTCATGCGACTCGGCTATCGTGAGAAAACTGCTGACAAGCACTGAAGATGCCGTGCTTTACGGTGTACGGCCAACTTTCGGCAATCGGCTCCGGCTCGTTTTTCCGAGGTTTCCGACTCGGGTCGCCGAGGGTTCGGAGTGAGGGACCTCACGAAATTGTCGACGCCGGAATGTGTGTCCCACGCCGCATCCTTTGTCTCGCAAACAAAACCGGCGCCACCGGATTTGTCACCCGAGGAAAAGCCGCGACCGGCCGGGGGAGCCGGGCCGTCGGCGGTCTCGTCCCCGATCCCTTGGGATCCGCCCGTCCGGGGCCCGCGTCCGGCGGTGTCCGGTTTCCGCCGAAGTGGTTGTGCCTTCGCAAGATTCGACGGGCACCAACCCTGGACCAACCTTGCGCACCGATAGTGTCTGGCGAACCGATACCCCCCGAGATCTTGCAAGGAGAACACCTCATGGCGAACCACGCCGGGGCAGGACACCGCGATCGACAACCCCACCTCCGGCCGCCGAGCCATCGTCACCGTGCGGTGGAAGCCGGCGACGACGCCAGGCACGTGCTGCAACTGCTCATCGCGATGCACGGGCCGGTCGTGCTGTACCTGGCGCCGGACTCCGACGGCCACACCCCGATCTGTGTGCGCCGCGCCGATTTCCAGGCCGAGCCGGGGGACGTGCTGGCCGGGCGGACCGCCTGGCACACCGAATTCTGGATGGCCGAACGCTTCGGTGCCGGGCTCGAGGACATCGATGTCGGCATCGATGTGCGCAGCGTGCCCGCCGCCGATCGTCGCTCGTCGTCGCTGGAGAGCTCCTGCGGGTTCCGGTTCACCCTGCGGGTTCATCGCGCCGAGGACGCCCAGCTCGTGGAGGAGGCCTCCTAGACCGACCGGGCCACGGGGGGTTGTCGGTGGGTGCGGATAACCTGCCGGGATGGTCGGATTGGACCCGGCGCTACGCCGGTTGACACGCGATATCGGAAAGCTGTTGCAGCCCTACGGCTTCGACGGCGCCGATCCGCGCTGGGCGCGGGTGACGCCGGACGGGGTGGCCGTCGTCGGCCGCGACCGGATACAGCGCACCTGGACCGACGGGCAGCAGGTGGCGCGCTTCGGGCTGGCGGCCGCCGCCACTCCCATCGCCTGGTGGGAATTCCAGCAGTGGCGCGCCGCCCGGCACGGCCGTGCCCACCCGCCGCTCGCGGAAGCGACCGGGCCCGGGCTCGTCGAAACGCGCGAGATCGGCGCAGAGGGCGCCGAATCATGGTCTCTGGGAACAGATCCGGCGCAGGAAGGGCAACAGGTACGGCAGGCCGATCTGGACGCGCTGCGGGCCGATCTGCCCCGTCGCGTGCACGCCTGCGCGCGCCGGGCACTGCGCCTGCTGGAGCCGGACCGCTACCTGGACGAGTTGCTGGCCGTGCCGGACCCGGATCTCGCGACCCGGGAAGCGATCGCGATCCTGCTGGCCGCGCAGGGGCAGGGGCCACGCCTGGACGAGGCGCTGGAGCGGCTGCGCGCGGGTGCGGCCGACAGCGCGGCGGTGACCGCCGCGGCCGATGTCGTCGCCTACGTGCGGGACCGGGCGCCGGTCGCTTGACCCGTCGGGTCGCGTCCGGACTCCCTGCGACGGCGGAGTGTGACCGGTACCATCGCTGGGCGGGTCGGAAGATCCAGTCCAGCAGTATGTTTCGATTCGGCCGCCGGTGCTGGGGTCGGGGAAACACCCGGTGATCGAGAGGTTCATGGTGGAATCGGTAACGAGTCGGTTGGTAATCGATACGACGGGGAAGGACATCCAGGGCGAGATCGCCCGCATCCGGGAACAGGGGCCCGCCGCGCTGGTGGAACTGCCCGGTGGCGTGCAGGCGTGGTCGATCACCGACGCGGCCCTGCTGGAGAAACTGCTGATCGACCCCCGGGTCTCCAAGGACGCCGCCCAGCACTGGCCGCCGTTCGTCGCGGGGGAGATCCCGCCGGACTGGCCGCTGTACCTGTGGGTGGCGGTGGCCAACATGTTCACCGCCTACGGCGCCGACCACCGCAGACTACGCAGGCTGGTGGCGCCCGCGTTCACCGCGCGCCGCACCGAGGCCATGCGCGCCCAGGTGGAGCGGATCACCGCCGACCTGCTGGACGCACTGGAGCGCACCCCGGCGGGGGAGGCCGTCGACCTGCGCGAGCTGTTCGCCTATCCGCTGCCGATCCAGGTCATCTCCGAGCTGATGGGCGTGCCCGAATCGCTCGGCCCCGGCCTGCGCACCTGTGTCGACGGCATCTTCGACACCACCCTCACCCCGGAGCAGTCGCAGGCGAACTACCTGGAGATGTACCGGATCCTGGGCGAACTGGTCGCGCTGCGCCGCGAACAGCCCGGTGACGACATGACCAGCCTGCTGATCTCCCAGCGCGACGAGGACGAGGGCGGCACGCTCACCGAGGAAGAGCTCATCGGCACCCTGCTGCTGGTGATCTCGGCCGGGCACGAGACCACCGTCAACCTGCTCGACCAGGCCATCACCGCGCTGCTGACCCGGCCCGCCGTGCTGGACCAGGTGCGTTCGGGCGCGATCACCTGGGCCGACCTGGTCGAGGAGACGTTGCGTTTCGAGTCGCCGGTGGCGCATCTGCCGCTGCGGTACGCGGTGTCCGACATCGAGATCGACGGCGTCCGCATCGCGCAGGGCGAGGCGATCCTGGCCAGTTACGCGGGCACCAGCCGCGATCCGAAACTGCACGGCGAGACCGCCGACGAGTTCGATCCCACCCGGGCGAACAAGTCGCACATGGCCTTCGGGTACGGCGCGCACCACTGCCTCGGCGCTCCGCTGGCCCGGCTCGAGGCCCTGGTCTCGCTGCCCGCGCTGTTCGAGCGCTTCCCGGCGATGAGCTTCGCGGTGCCCGAGTCCGAACTGGGCTCGGTGCCCAGCTTCATCTCCAACGGCCACCAGCACCTGCCGGTTCACCTGCGCGGCGCGTGACCGGACGCGGTCCCTGCTCGGCGGAGCAGGGACCGCATGGTTCAGCGGGTCGGCATCGCCAGCGGCGGTGTCTTCGGGAACCGCACCGGCAGCGCGGCCAGCGCGCGGTGGAACGGGCCAGGGCGCCAGACCAATTCGGCCTCCGGCACCGCCAGCTCCAGTTCCGGCAGCGCGTCGAGCAGCTGGTCGATCACCTCCTGGGCGATCAGGTAGGCGGGCGACTTCGCCGGGCAGCCGTGCGGGCCCGTGCTCCAGGCCAGGTGCGCGCGATTGTCCAGGAAGTCGCCGGAGCCGATCGTGGGATCGTTGTTGCAGGCCGCCATGCTGATCAGCACCGGCTGGTTCGCGGGCAGCCACACATCGTCGACCAGGATCGGCTGGCGTGGATACGTGGTGCAGAAGTTGGCCATCGGCGGGTCGGTGTAGAGCACCTCGTCGAGGGCGTCGCGGGTGGACAGGCTGCCACCGAGCAGGCTGCCCGCGAAACGATGGTCGGTGAGCATCAGCCGGACCGTGTTGAGGATCAGGTTGAGCGTGGGCTCGATTCCGGCGCCGTACATGGTGAGCAGCTGATTCATCAGCTCCTCGTCGCCGAGCTGCTGGGGGTGCTGCACCAGCCGGGTGGTGACGTCGTCGCCCGGGGCCTGCCGCTTGAGCGCGACCAGGTCGTAGAGCGCGGTCTCGAGCATCTGCGCGCCCCGCACCGCGGTGTCGCCGCCCTCGAACATCTGCGCCATGCCGGTGGCGACCCGGCCGCCGATCTCGTCGGGCACCCCGAGCATGGCGTTGATGGTCGCGAAGATCACCGGAAAGGCGTACTGGCTCAGCAGATCCGCGGTGCCGTCGGTGCAGAACCCGTTGATCACCGGCATGGCGATCTGCTCCACCGTGCGGTGCAGCCGGTACAGGTCGACACCGGCGAGGCCCGCCACGGTGACCTGACGGTAGCGCATGTGCTCGGTCCCGCTGGTGCGGATCGCGTTGGGGCGGTAGCACATCATCGGCAGCACGGGGCAGTCGGCGGGAATGTCGCGCTGCCACATGCGCGGATCGGCGGGGAAGTGGTCGGGGTCGTTGAGGATCTGCACGGCGGTGCGGTAGCCGATCACCAGGGTCGCGGGGACACCGGGGACCAGGTCGACCGGGACCAGCGAGCCGTAGCGGTGCCGCATGTCGCGGTAGGCGCT
It encodes the following:
- a CDS encoding DUF779 domain-containing protein, translated to MEAGDDARHVLQLLIAMHGPVVLYLAPDSDGHTPICVRRADFQAEPGDVLAGRTAWHTEFWMAERFGAGLEDIDVGIDVRSVPAADRRSSSLESSCGFRFTLRVHRAEDAQLVEEAS
- a CDS encoding cytochrome P450, with the translated sequence MSPDSRDGQERVPLYSEQFAADPQSAYRDMRHRYGSLVPVDLVPGVPATLVIGYRTAVQILNDPDHFPADPRMWQRDIPADCPVLPMMCYRPNAIRTSGTEHMRYRQVTVAGLAGVDLYRLHRTVEQIAMPVINGFCTDGTADLLSQYAFPVIFATINAMLGVPDEIGGRVATGMAQMFEGGDTAVRGAQMLETALYDLVALKRQAPGDDVTTRLVQHPQQLGDEELMNQLLTMYGAGIEPTLNLILNTVRLMLTDHRFAGSLLGGSLSTRDALDEVLYTDPPMANFCTTYPRQPILVDDVWLPANQPVLISMAACNNDPTIGSGDFLDNRAHLAWSTGPHGCPAKSPAYLIAQEVIDQLLDALPELELAVPEAELVWRPGPFHRALAALPVRFPKTPPLAMPTR
- a CDS encoding fatty acid CoA ligase family protein, with product MTTATYWRTVDEFRRLAAAEPDRPAVIYPDGQTQAGLPDYRRITYRELDDWSDAIAQRLTESGVGSGTRTIVLVLPSPELYAILFALLKIGAVPVVIDPGMGVRRMVHCLRAVEAEAFIGIPQAHALRVLFARSFRGVRTTLTVGRRWFWGGPTLAGWGRTPAGALPPREPAASDDVLIIGFTTGSTGPAKAVELTHGNLAAMVEQVHAARGGTAPEASLITLPLVGVLDLLLGSRCVLPPLIPSKVGSTDPAHVVDAIERFGVRTLFASPALLIPLLEHLRAHPAPLATLAEIFSGGAPVPDWCVAGLREVLRPDARVYAGYGSTEALPMSTIESRELLDGLVDRARRGDGTCIGRPADRVEVRLVGITDDPIPDWAGATTPTGDRAVGEIVVAGPNVSTRYYWPAAANAAGKIREGDRVWHRTGDLGWIDEQGRIWFCGRKSQRVTTARGPMFTVQVEQVFNTVAGVARTALVGVGAAGAQRPVLCVELEPGADESAVLTRVRTKATEFATVAPIAAFLAHPRFPVDIRHNAKIGREELARWAAKNLETRR
- a CDS encoding MMPL family transporter, producing the protein MTVLARLVLARPRAVLAVAGVFVALCAVFGADVAGRLSAGGFADPGSESALVDRTVTEHFGPQSPDVVALYTAPEGRTIDEIAPQVAAAVDRIDPALLARPVQSYWNSVIPLRNYLVSADRRQAVAVVFTAGDETARIAAYPAIADALRVPGVETRLSGYSALNAEIVTRSQRDLVVAESISLPVTLVLLVLVFGGLLAGALPVLVGGMAVAASLGVVRLLTEMTEVTTFAVNIASLLGLGMAIDYGLFLVTRFREEYARHGDIGRAVERTYATAGRTVAVSAVLLMCAFAGTFVFPQAVLRSLGIGSVAAVALAAALSLTVLPALLTLFGARIGRTKSSADRGERFWTRVVEAVQRRPGVVAVAVGAVLLVLAAPVTGIALGDIDQRALPPDSEMRRTADELTANFPAAASGATVLLRGLDGTPPSAAAIEDILDGVDGVPGVRDAVQIGRTDDIVVVHVFLTAADRSADATAAVHAIRALEPPASTVVTVGGDTAATVDTVDSTVGRMPLMIAVMVLATMVLLTVAFRSIMLPLKAVVLAFLSLAATFGIMTVVFYHGFLAGPLGITAGPIPAGMLVLIIAVVFGLSTDYEVFLLSRMAEAHRAGADTATAVRLGTVRTARVITAAAVLLVVVTGAFALSPLTPMRFLGLGMIVALVLDATLVRMLLVPAVVQLMGPANWWLPFRARTGPAPSPREKVGQLVE
- a CDS encoding beta-ketoacyl-[acyl-carrier-protein] synthase family protein; amino-acid sequence: MGVRIQATGTGAAAGTHSVVEHSGLAARQCVQRAGIRPDQVGVLINTGIFRDSNTVEPAVSALIQKAAGIGLDYTKDDRRTFSFDLMNGAVGVLNAVQVAGSVLTTRGTEYVLVVAGDTHPSLTRATADAEFPFATSGAALLLTRDEGPEGFGPVHLARSTGSPAEAAYVDTATMGTIGRSLMTVERDDDFEDRILTVAIDAARAALDEAGADPAGTALIASTPTPHFPKKLADALGLPQDAIRTPDLTDGDPHTAALPLAYDRALAEQTLTGYTRVLFVAAGAGPSAGAAVYRLPERTA
- a CDS encoding 3-oxoacyl-ACP synthase III family protein; its protein translation is MLHSRFESIGAYLPSNIVSTAELISRLKVPPSFDLEKITGIKERRVRDTGPDGLRDSFALAMAAAQDCLSRSRYAAGELDVIISCSITRSNQGTRMYMEPSFASTIAQALGADAAITFDVSNACAGMLTGTYLLDRMIRSGVVRNGMVVSGESITPIADTAVNEISEKYDLQFASLSVGDSGCAVVLDQAVDEADMIHYVELFTAAEHSHLCLGMPSDKSAGVALYTDNRKMHNEARFLLWPDAQGDFLAERGRSFADENFDYIIHHQFGAAAVPYINGVAAREFGAPIPPDLNVIEKYGNTSTTSHFIVLHDQLTEDNIAAGSKLLMVPAASGVVAGFLSTTISSLKV
- a CDS encoding cytochrome P450 family protein — its product is MVESVTSRLVIDTTGKDIQGEIARIREQGPAALVELPGGVQAWSITDAALLEKLLIDPRVSKDAAQHWPPFVAGEIPPDWPLYLWVAVANMFTAYGADHRRLRRLVAPAFTARRTEAMRAQVERITADLLDALERTPAGEAVDLRELFAYPLPIQVISELMGVPESLGPGLRTCVDGIFDTTLTPEQSQANYLEMYRILGELVALRREQPGDDMTSLLISQRDEDEGGTLTEEELIGTLLLVISAGHETTVNLLDQAITALLTRPAVLDQVRSGAITWADLVEETLRFESPVAHLPLRYAVSDIEIDGVRIAQGEAILASYAGTSRDPKLHGETADEFDPTRANKSHMAFGYGAHHCLGAPLARLEALVSLPALFERFPAMSFAVPESELGSVPSFISNGHQHLPVHLRGA
- a CDS encoding NAD-dependent epimerase/dehydratase family protein, which encodes MKILVTGASGFLGGALVRALVADGTHDVSILVRPTSVLDDLGPALDQVTVVHGDLTDGASLERAATGVDVVIHSAARVDERGTRARFWAENVRATELLLAAARRGGASRFVFVSSPSALMDRDGGDQRDVDESLPYPRRYLNFYSETKAAAERAVLAANAPGFTTVALRPRAIWGAGDRSGPIVRLLGRTAAGSLPDLSGGRTVEASLCHVDNIVHACRLAVTADTPGGRAYFVADAEKTDVWGFLGAVATRLGYEPPTRRPNPRVVAAAVAVLETVWRIPAVADRWSPPLSRYAVALMTRTATYDTGAARRDLGYTPVTDRDTGLAEFLGWLDGVGGVETLTRHLR